From a region of the Butyrivibrio sp. AE3004 genome:
- a CDS encoding DUF3089 domain-containing protein produces MGNKGLRLLFTILLIMAVAFPSKITAKAVKVLPFTSPLDYSLSDNWLYDGAYPENSVDVFIVAPTVDTSSESNSAITPKYKTKFRNAMNQQQAIYAKTARIYAPYYRQASINVYAMEDSAAKEQAMKNAYMDVSAAFKYYIEHKNNGKPLILAGFSQGADMCYRLLEEYYGGSEERAINLRENLIAVYAIGWSMTEDMIAKYPQIVPAKEETDTGVVISFDCEDGTVTDSMVIPAGTKAISINPLNWRTDSTVASKKLNKGTVTQDSKTGAILSVEAGKYGAYIDPVRGSLVVTGIDTSQYPKVLDIFPDGSLHLYDNFLFFVNLQENVQKRTESFIQKKVSSNAA; encoded by the coding sequence ATGGGAAATAAGGGACTAAGATTATTGTTTACTATTCTTTTGATAATGGCGGTAGCATTTCCTTCGAAAATTACTGCTAAGGCAGTAAAAGTTCTGCCTTTCACAAGTCCTTTGGATTACTCGCTTTCTGATAACTGGCTGTATGATGGTGCTTATCCAGAGAATTCCGTGGATGTCTTTATTGTTGCGCCAACAGTAGATACCAGCAGTGAGAGCAATTCGGCTATTACACCAAAATACAAAACAAAATTCAGAAATGCCATGAATCAGCAACAGGCCATTTATGCAAAGACAGCAAGGATATATGCTCCGTACTATAGGCAGGCTTCCATTAATGTTTATGCCATGGAAGATTCTGCGGCAAAAGAGCAGGCAATGAAGAATGCATATATGGACGTATCAGCGGCGTTTAAGTATTACATAGAACATAAGAATAACGGCAAACCGCTTATTCTTGCAGGCTTCTCACAGGGGGCAGATATGTGCTACAGGCTCCTTGAAGAATACTATGGCGGAAGTGAAGAAAGAGCTATAAATCTTAGAGAAAATCTGATTGCTGTATATGCAATAGGATGGAGCATGACGGAAGATATGATAGCGAAGTATCCGCAGATAGTTCCTGCAAAGGAAGAGACTGATACCGGTGTTGTAATAAGTTTTGACTGTGAGGATGGAACTGTTACAGATTCTATGGTTATACCTGCAGGAACAAAGGCAATATCAATCAATCCTCTTAACTGGAGAACGGATAGTACAGTGGCTTCTAAAAAGCTTAATAAAGGAACTGTTACTCAGGATAGCAAGACGGGTGCGATTCTTTCCGTGGAAGCGGGAAAGTACGGTGCATATATTGACCCGGTAAGAGGTTCACTTGTAGTAACGGGTATTGATACCAGTCAGTATCCTAAAGTTCTTGATATTTTCCCTGATGGAAGCCTTCATCTTTATGATAATTTCCTTTTCTTTGTAAATCTTCAGGAGAATGTACAGAAACGAACAGAAAGTTTTATTCAGAAAAAGGTTTCTTCAAATGCTGCCTGA
- the rlmD gene encoding 23S rRNA (uracil(1939)-C(5))-methyltransferase RlmD, translating into MKKKDIVTGRIVRVEFPNKGIMETPEGKVIVKNTLPGQKVSCVIIKNRNGRAEGRLLEILEEPIDAIDSPCIHFGKCGGCSYLTMPYVKELGLKEQQVRRILNPILENQTQSYTWEGIKTSPVKFAYRNKMEFTFGDEELGGPLTLGMHKRNSMHDIVSVTGCRIVDDDYNQILSATISYFGELYKNGKISFYHRMKQIGYLRHLLVRKAVKTGDILIDIVTTTQEDHDLSDYKEMLLTLDLSGHIVGILHTKNDSKADAIIDEGTTILYGQDYFFEELLGLKFRITPFSFFQTNSLSAEVLYGTVREYIDGLYDNTTEDPGDKIIFDLYCGTGTIAQIIAPVANKVIGVEIVEEAVTAAKENASRNHLMDCEFIAGDVLKVLDEIEDKPNLIILDPPREGINPKALKKIIDYGVKHMIYVSCKPTSLARDLEILAEGGYYVQRAVAVDQFPWTNHVETVVLLSKGEIPSKKVKVEISLEGMDTDGFKDGATYDEIRDWVQEKYGIHVTNLNIAQIKRKNGIIERENYNKPKSEDSRQSETTPEKEKAITEALKHFNMI; encoded by the coding sequence ATGAAGAAAAAAGATATCGTAACGGGAAGAATTGTTCGTGTTGAATTTCCGAACAAAGGAATAATGGAGACTCCTGAAGGGAAGGTTATTGTAAAGAATACACTTCCCGGTCAGAAGGTTTCCTGTGTAATTATAAAGAACAGAAATGGCAGAGCAGAAGGCAGGCTCCTCGAAATTCTCGAAGAGCCTATTGATGCTATAGACAGTCCCTGCATTCACTTTGGCAAATGTGGTGGATGCAGTTATCTTACCATGCCTTATGTCAAGGAGCTTGGACTTAAGGAACAGCAGGTAAGAAGAATACTTAATCCTATTCTGGAGAATCAGACACAAAGCTATACGTGGGAAGGAATAAAGACCAGCCCCGTTAAATTTGCTTACAGAAATAAGATGGAATTTACATTCGGAGATGAGGAGCTTGGCGGGCCTCTCACTCTTGGCATGCATAAAAGAAACAGCATGCATGATATCGTAAGTGTTACCGGATGCAGAATCGTTGATGATGACTATAATCAGATTCTAAGCGCAACCATATCATATTTTGGTGAGCTATATAAAAACGGAAAAATATCGTTCTATCATAGAATGAAGCAGATAGGGTATCTCAGACATCTTCTTGTGAGAAAGGCTGTTAAAACAGGGGATATCCTTATAGATATTGTTACAACTACTCAGGAAGACCATGATCTGTCGGATTATAAGGAGATGCTCCTTACTCTTGACCTGTCGGGACATATCGTAGGCATACTTCATACGAAAAATGATTCCAAGGCAGATGCCATCATAGATGAAGGAACAACTATCCTTTATGGACAGGATTATTTCTTTGAAGAACTTTTAGGGTTAAAGTTCAGAATAACTCCTTTTTCATTTTTCCAGACAAACTCTCTTAGCGCGGAGGTCCTTTACGGCACAGTACGTGAATATATCGACGGCCTCTACGACAACACGACCGAGGATCCCGGAGATAAGATCATCTTTGACCTGTATTGCGGAACAGGAACAATTGCCCAGATTATTGCTCCTGTTGCCAACAAAGTTATCGGCGTTGAGATTGTAGAAGAAGCAGTTACTGCAGCAAAGGAAAATGCTTCAAGAAATCACCTGATGGATTGCGAGTTCATCGCCGGAGACGTATTGAAGGTCCTGGACGAGATTGAAGACAAACCCAATCTCATTATTCTTGATCCACCCCGTGAAGGCATCAACCCCAAAGCTCTAAAGAAAATCATAGATTACGGCGTTAAGCATATGATTTACGTGAGCTGCAAACCCACTTCCCTTGCTCGTGATCTTGAGATACTCGCCGAAGGCGGATATTATGTCCAGCGAGCAGTAGCAGTGGATCAATTCCCCTGGACGAATCATGTTGAGACGGTCGTCTTGCTTTCCAAGGGCGAGATACCCAGTAAGAAAGTTAAGGTAGAAATATCGTTAGAGGGCATGGATACTGATGGTTTCAAGGATGGAGCTACCTACGATGAGATAAGAGATTGGGTACAGGAAAAGTATGGTATACATGTTACTAACCTGAATATAGCCCAGATCAAGAGAAAGAACGGAATTATTGAAAGAGAGAACTATAATAAGCCGAAGTCAGAGGATAGCAGGCAGTCGGAAACAACTCCGGAAAAGGAGAAGGCTATTACTGAGGCGCTGAAGCATTTTAATATGATATAA
- the tnpB gene encoding IS66 family insertion sequence element accessory protein TnpB (TnpB, as the term is used for proteins encoded by IS66 family insertion elements, is considered an accessory protein, since TnpC, encoded by a neighboring gene, is a DDE family transposase.), whose translation MIGDITAADEIYIVCGYTDMRKSIDGLCAIIEDKLHMDPRSRALYLFCGRRADRFKMLLWEPDGFILFYKRLSAEQGRYRWPRNKDEVRNLTWREFDWLLSGIDIEQPKAIRAS comes from the coding sequence ATGATCGGCGATATAACAGCTGCAGATGAGATATACATTGTCTGCGGCTACACTGACATGAGAAAGTCTATCGATGGCCTCTGTGCCATAATCGAAGACAAGCTCCACATGGATCCAAGAAGCAGGGCTCTGTATCTCTTCTGTGGGAGAAGGGCTGACAGGTTCAAGATGCTTCTTTGGGAGCCGGACGGATTCATACTGTTCTACAAAAGACTATCCGCCGAACAGGGACGATACCGCTGGCCAAGAAACAAGGATGAAGTACGCAACCTGACCTGGCGCGAGTTCGACTGGCTTCTCTCAGGTATCGATATAGAGCAACCTAAGGCCATTAGAGCCTCTTAA
- the tnpA gene encoding IS66 family insertion sequence element accessory protein TnpA, translating to MSDPKHYRTKDEWFKLVQECRKSGLSDAQWCALNGISRHSLNTAIKRLRKCSYAIPPRSADDIYHLAIPKQDVVKVDIVPDIQPPQKIIPEAAPHIDNSHMIEISLGDVHISLCNGADPDLVTRTLSALRSFV from the coding sequence ATGTCAGATCCCAAGCATTATCGTACTAAAGATGAGTGGTTCAAGCTCGTCCAGGAGTGCCGTAAAAGCGGTTTATCGGACGCTCAATGGTGCGCATTAAATGGTATCAGCCGTCATTCATTAAACACTGCTATCAAAAGGCTGCGGAAATGTTCTTATGCAATTCCTCCTCGCAGCGCTGATGATATATATCACCTGGCCATTCCAAAACAGGATGTGGTCAAAGTGGATATCGTTCCTGATATCCAGCCGCCACAGAAGATCATTCCTGAGGCGGCACCGCACATTGACAATTCACATATGATAGAGATAAGTCTTGGAGATGTACATATTTCTCTCTGTAACGGAGCTGATCCGGATCTTGTAACCAGGACTCTCTCAGCCTTAAGGAGCTTCGTATGA
- a CDS encoding sugar-transfer associated ATP-grasp domain-containing protein, which yields MGIFNKGYSIPFYSKVCDAVASAHTQIPHLKLIGWDFTVDTEGNPVMLEYNAKPDVGVQIVTAQPYFRDLTDQILDDYFFERTLSNNQKQGRLVQ from the coding sequence ATGGGTATATTTAATAAAGGATATTCAATTCCGTTTTATAGCAAAGTATGTGACGCAGTTGCCAGCGCGCATACTCAGATACCTCATTTAAAACTGATCGGATGGGATTTCACTGTTGATACAGAAGGAAATCCTGTAATGCTTGAATACAACGCGAAACCTGATGTGGGAGTACAAATTGTGACAGCTCAGCCATACTTCAGAGATTTGACAGATCAGATTCTAGATGATTACTTCTTTGAAAGAACTCTTTCCAATAATCAGAAACAAGGCAGACTTGTGCAGTAA